One genomic segment of Alosa sapidissima isolate fAloSap1 chromosome 13, fAloSap1.pri, whole genome shotgun sequence includes these proteins:
- the LOC121680921 gene encoding B-cell CLL/lymphoma 7 protein family member A-like isoform X2, whose product MSGRSVRAETRSRAKDDIKRVMAAIEKVRKWEKKWVTVGDTSLRIYKWVPVAESKSDDKNKNKKNGQDEKYGSEVTTPENSSSPGMIDMHDSSPVKLEANSHGSPGLELSGATQREGSDTAAPKEEAGVTHTDGADARNEQAEDQGSDSQASGTETVKSRSAENSVIVVTKRSPQTTRGQDLPSDATKYTQELEEGPPSKKTKQESPSKEPKEEM is encoded by the exons ATGTCGGGCAGGTCGGTGCGCGCAGAGACCCGGAGCAGGGCCAAAGATGACATCAAGCGGGTTATGGCCGCTATCGAGAAAGTACGAAAATG GGAGAAGAAATGGGTGACAGTGGGCGATACATCACTGCGTATATATAAATGGGTTCCTGTAGCAGAGTCAAAGTCAGACGAT aaaaataaaaacaagaagAATGGACAGGATGAGAAATATGGATCAGAGGTCACAACCCCCGAAAACAGCTCCTCCCCAGGAATGATAGATATGCATG ACTCGTCACCTGTGAAGCTGGAGGCCAACAGTCATGGCAGCCCTGGGCTTGAGCTCAGTGGCGCCACCCAGAGGGAGGGCAGCGACACTGCAGCCCCTAAAGAGGAGGCTGGCGTGACCCACACAGATGGTGCGGATGCCAGGAACGAACAGGCCGAGGATCAGGGCAGTGACAGTCAGGCTTCAGGCACTGAGACAG TGAAAAGCAGATCGGCAGAAAACTCTGTCATTGTTGTGACCAAACGAAGCCCCCAAACCACTAGGGGGCAGGACCTCCCTTCAGATGCCACGAAATACACTCAG GAATTAGAGGAGGGCCCTCCAAGTAAGAAGACCAAACAGGAGTCACCTTCTAAGGAGCCTAAGGAAGAGATGTAG
- the LOC121680921 gene encoding B-cell CLL/lymphoma 7 protein family member A-like isoform X1 has translation MSGRSVRAETRSRAKDDIKRVMAAIEKVRKWEKKWVTVGDTSLRIYKWVPVAESKSDDKNKNKKNGQDEKYGSEVTTPENSSSPGMIDMHDENSNHSSIADSSPVKLEANSHGSPGLELSGATQREGSDTAAPKEEAGVTHTDGADARNEQAEDQGSDSQASGTETVKSRSAENSVIVVTKRSPQTTRGQDLPSDATKYTQELEEGPPSKKTKQESPSKEPKEEM, from the exons ATGTCGGGCAGGTCGGTGCGCGCAGAGACCCGGAGCAGGGCCAAAGATGACATCAAGCGGGTTATGGCCGCTATCGAGAAAGTACGAAAATG GGAGAAGAAATGGGTGACAGTGGGCGATACATCACTGCGTATATATAAATGGGTTCCTGTAGCAGAGTCAAAGTCAGACGAT aaaaataaaaacaagaagAATGGACAGGATGAGAAATATGGATCAGAGGTCACAACCCCCGAAAACAGCTCCTCCCCAGGAATGATAGATATGCATG ATGAAAACAGTAACCACAGCTCCATCGCAGACTCGTCACCTGTGAAGCTGGAGGCCAACAGTCATGGCAGCCCTGGGCTTGAGCTCAGTGGCGCCACCCAGAGGGAGGGCAGCGACACTGCAGCCCCTAAAGAGGAGGCTGGCGTGACCCACACAGATGGTGCGGATGCCAGGAACGAACAGGCCGAGGATCAGGGCAGTGACAGTCAGGCTTCAGGCACTGAGACAG TGAAAAGCAGATCGGCAGAAAACTCTGTCATTGTTGTGACCAAACGAAGCCCCCAAACCACTAGGGGGCAGGACCTCCCTTCAGATGCCACGAAATACACTCAG GAATTAGAGGAGGGCCCTCCAAGTAAGAAGACCAAACAGGAGTCACCTTCTAAGGAGCCTAAGGAAGAGATGTAG